The following proteins are co-located in the Pseudomonas sp. ATCC 13867 genome:
- a CDS encoding TIGR02444 family protein — protein sequence MSDDVWPYALKLYAREGVEAACLSLQEAGADVCLLLVSAWLGSIRVAFSPPRMSTLESTAQGWREDVIVPLRSLRQRWRESAVRDAELTSLRERLKRLELEAEKVLLERLESVAKDWPRGEAEDLARWLDAASGDAGSLRRDAREILRIAASLS from the coding sequence ATGTCTGATGATGTCTGGCCGTATGCCCTGAAACTCTACGCCCGCGAAGGAGTTGAGGCGGCCTGCCTGTCGCTGCAGGAGGCCGGTGCGGACGTTTGCCTGCTGCTCGTTTCGGCCTGGCTGGGAAGCATCCGCGTGGCCTTCTCGCCACCCCGGATGAGTACGCTGGAAAGCACCGCGCAGGGCTGGCGCGAAGACGTGATAGTGCCGCTGCGTTCGTTGCGTCAGCGCTGGCGTGAATCGGCGGTGCGCGATGCGGAGCTGACGTCGCTGCGGGAACGACTCAAACGGCTCGAGCTGGAGGCTGAAAAGGTGTTGCTGGAGAGGCTGGAAAGCGTGGCGAAGGATTGGCCACGGGGTGAAGCGGAGGATCTGGCGCGCTGGCTGGACGCCGCGTCGGGTGACGCGGGCAGCTTGCGCCGCGATGCGC
- a CDS encoding ATP-binding cassette domain-containing protein yields MIRLQDLTLQRGPQRLLEGAELTLHAGQKVGLIGANGAGKSSLFALLRGQLGQDAGDCYLPADWRIAHMRQEVDTLDRLAVDYVLDGDVHLRKIQADLAAAEETHDGTALARLHSELDSADGYTADARARKLLAGLGFTSEQMDRRVGDFSGGWRMRLNLAQALMCPSELLLLDEPTNHLDLDAILWLEEWLKGYPSTLLLISHDRDFLDAVVDNIAHLEQRKLTLYRGGYSAFERTRAERLAQQQQAYEKQQAQRAHMEKYIARFRAQATKARQAQSRIKALERLEELAPAHVDSPFDFSFRESDKISSPLLNLSEARLGYGDKTVLEKVKLQLVPGARIGLLGPNGAGKSTLIKTLSGDLSLLAGELARGENLAIGYFAQHQLDSLDPKASPLLHLARIAPAEREQTLRDFLGGFDFRGERCDEPVLNFSGGEKARLALALIAWQKPNLLLLDEPTNHLDLEMRLALTLALQEFSGAVVVVSHDRHLLKSTTDEFLLVADGRIREFDGDLDDYARWLVDFRARQTPSAPAAQAGDKTDKRAQRQAAAALRQQLAPHKREAEKLEKELGKVHEQLAELEQRLGDSALYEAARKDELRDLLARQSTLKTREGELEESWLMALETLEELQRQLEASE; encoded by the coding sequence ATGATTCGACTACAAGATCTTACGCTACAGCGTGGCCCCCAGCGCTTGCTGGAAGGTGCCGAACTCACCCTGCACGCCGGACAGAAAGTCGGCCTGATCGGCGCCAACGGCGCCGGCAAGTCGAGCCTGTTCGCCCTGCTGCGCGGCCAGCTCGGCCAGGACGCCGGCGACTGCTACCTGCCGGCGGACTGGCGCATCGCGCACATGCGCCAGGAAGTCGATACCCTCGACCGCCTCGCCGTCGACTACGTGCTCGATGGGGACGTGCACCTGCGCAAGATCCAGGCGGACCTCGCTGCGGCGGAAGAGACCCACGACGGCACCGCCCTGGCGCGCCTGCACAGCGAACTGGACAGCGCCGACGGGTACACCGCCGACGCCCGCGCGCGCAAGCTGCTGGCCGGCCTTGGCTTCACGTCCGAGCAGATGGACCGCCGCGTCGGCGACTTCTCCGGTGGCTGGCGGATGCGCCTGAACCTGGCGCAGGCGCTGATGTGCCCGTCCGAATTGCTGCTGCTCGACGAACCCACCAACCACCTCGACCTCGATGCCATCCTCTGGCTCGAAGAGTGGCTCAAGGGTTATCCGAGCACGCTGCTGCTGATCTCCCACGACCGCGATTTCCTCGACGCCGTAGTGGACAACATCGCCCACCTCGAACAGCGCAAGCTGACCCTGTATCGCGGCGGCTACTCGGCCTTCGAGCGCACCCGCGCCGAACGCCTCGCCCAGCAGCAACAGGCGTACGAGAAGCAGCAGGCGCAGCGCGCGCACATGGAAAAGTACATCGCCCGCTTCCGCGCCCAGGCCACCAAGGCCCGCCAGGCGCAGAGCCGGATCAAGGCGCTGGAACGCCTGGAAGAACTGGCGCCGGCCCACGTCGATTCGCCGTTCGACTTCAGCTTCCGCGAGTCCGACAAGATTTCCAGCCCGCTGCTCAACCTCTCCGAGGCGCGCCTGGGCTACGGCGACAAGACCGTGCTGGAAAAGGTCAAGCTGCAACTGGTGCCCGGCGCGCGCATCGGCCTGCTCGGCCCCAACGGAGCCGGCAAGTCGACCCTGATCAAGACCCTGTCCGGCGACCTGTCGCTGCTGGCCGGCGAGCTTGCCCGTGGCGAGAACCTCGCCATCGGCTACTTCGCCCAGCACCAGCTCGACTCGCTGGACCCCAAGGCCAGCCCGCTGCTGCACCTGGCGCGCATTGCGCCGGCCGAGCGCGAGCAGACCCTGCGCGACTTCCTCGGTGGCTTCGACTTCCGTGGCGAGCGCTGCGACGAGCCGGTGCTGAATTTCTCCGGTGGCGAGAAGGCGCGTCTGGCCCTGGCGCTGATCGCCTGGCAGAAGCCCAACCTGCTGCTGCTCGACGAACCGACCAACCACCTCGACCTGGAAATGCGCCTGGCGCTGACCCTGGCGCTGCAGGAGTTCTCCGGCGCCGTGGTGGTGGTGTCCCACGATCGGCACCTGCTCAAGAGCACCACCGACGAGTTCCTCCTGGTGGCCGACGGGCGCATCCGCGAATTTGACGGCGACCTCGACGACTACGCGCGCTGGCTGGTGGATTTCCGCGCCCGGCAGACGCCGTCCGCGCCCGCCGCGCAGGCCGGCGACAAGACCGACAAGCGTGCCCAGCGCCAGGCCGCCGCCGCCCTGCGCCAGCAGCTCGCTCCGCACAAGCGCGAGGCGGAGAAGCTGGAGAAGGAGCTGGGCAAGGTCCACGAACAGCTTGCCGAACTCGAACAGCGCCTGGGCGACAGCGCGCTCTACGAGGCCGCGCGCAAGGATGAGTTGCGCGACCTGCTGGCCCGCCAGTCCACCCTGAAGACCCGCGAAGGCGAGTTGGAAGAGTCCTGGCTGATGGCCCTGGAAACCCTCGAAGAGCTGCAGCGCCAACTGGAGGCCAGCGAGTAA
- a CDS encoding mechanosensitive ion channel family protein, which yields MEDVNLLLAWSDPLLRGLQIILILVLAWAAQRLVARGISRLGQRYPLPPELLLPLRGGLRWLIMGSALMMVLERLGVSADVLWAALTGFVAVAAVAFFAIWSVLSNLFCALLIFTLGPFRLGDRVEVIDTADKPGVKGRVVAINLLYTTLEEESTEAGAPGALLQVPNNLFFQKSIRRWRGPNLPTTL from the coding sequence ATGGAGGATGTGAACCTGCTGCTGGCGTGGAGCGATCCACTGCTGCGCGGCTTGCAGATCATCCTCATCCTGGTGCTCGCCTGGGCGGCGCAGCGGTTGGTGGCGCGCGGCATCAGCCGGCTGGGCCAGCGTTATCCGCTGCCGCCGGAGCTGTTGCTGCCGCTGCGGGGCGGGCTGCGCTGGCTGATCATGGGCTCGGCACTGATGATGGTGCTGGAGCGCCTGGGCGTTTCCGCCGATGTGCTGTGGGCCGCGCTGACCGGCTTCGTCGCCGTGGCGGCGGTGGCCTTCTTCGCCATCTGGAGCGTGCTGTCCAACCTGTTCTGCGCGCTGCTGATCTTCACCCTCGGGCCGTTCCGCCTGGGCGATCGCGTCGAGGTCATCGACACCGCGGACAAGCCCGGTGTGAAGGGCCGCGTGGTGGCGATCAATCTGCTCTACACCACGCTCGAGGAAGAGAGCACCGAGGCGGGCGCTCCCGGCGCGCTGCTGCAGGTGCCCAACAACCTGTTCTTCCAGAAATCCATCCGCCGCTGGCGCGGCCCGAATCTTCCCACCACCCTCTGA
- a CDS encoding TerC family protein yields the protein MEWLTSPEIWVAFLTLTALEIVLGIDNIIFISILVSRLPAAQQPRARFFGLALAMGTRILLLLSITWVMRLTADLFTVFDHGISGRDLILFFGGLFLLFKSTMEIFHSLEGAEESEQQGGKSRGFMGIIIQIAIIDIVFSLDSVITAVGLVQHVPVMVAAIVISVGVMMLSAGTISAFIDKHPSLKMLALSFLIVVGTVLIAEAFEVHVPKGYVYFAMAFSLAVEAINIRLRSALARKRGEDPVKLRKDIPS from the coding sequence ATGGAATGGCTCACAAGCCCTGAGATCTGGGTTGCCTTTCTGACCCTGACTGCCCTGGAAATCGTTCTGGGCATCGACAACATCATCTTCATCTCGATCCTGGTCAGCCGCCTGCCGGCCGCCCAGCAGCCCAGGGCGCGCTTCTTCGGCCTGGCGCTGGCGATGGGCACGCGCATCCTGTTGCTGCTCTCGATCACCTGGGTCATGCGCCTTACCGCCGACCTGTTCACGGTGTTCGACCACGGCATTTCCGGGCGCGACCTGATCCTGTTCTTCGGCGGCCTGTTCCTGCTGTTCAAGAGCACGATGGAGATCTTCCACAGCCTGGAAGGCGCGGAAGAGAGCGAACAGCAGGGCGGCAAGTCGCGCGGTTTCATGGGCATCATCATCCAGATCGCGATCATCGACATCGTCTTCTCGCTGGACTCGGTGATCACCGCCGTGGGCCTGGTGCAGCACGTGCCGGTGATGGTCGCCGCCATCGTTATCTCGGTCGGCGTGATGATGCTGTCGGCCGGCACCATCAGTGCCTTCATCGACAAGCACCCGTCGCTGAAGATGCTGGCGCTGTCGTTCCTGATCGTGGTTGGCACCGTGCTGATCGCCGAGGCTTTCGAAGTCCACGTGCCCAAGGGCTACGTCTACTTCGCCATGGCCTTCTCGCTGGCGGTGGAGGCGATCAACATCCGCCTGCGCAGCGCCCTGGCGCGCAAGCGCGGCGAGGATCCGGTGAAACTGCGCAAGGACATACCGAGCTGA